In Phyllobacterium zundukense, one DNA window encodes the following:
- a CDS encoding SDR family oxidoreductase: MSRFQGKKAVVIGGTHGMGLAVAQALIDGDAGVLITGRNEKNLADARQALGGSVHAVRSDIASMGDIAVLSVEVGQKLGEIDFLHVNAGVSELEPFDQVTEASYDRQFDINTRGAFFTTQRLIPLIKEGGAIVFTSSIAEDSGIVGMAVYSASKAALRAFGKVLASELLPRKIRVNVVSPGFIDTPTMGVAGASAEERAAFMRVGDEVTPMKRHGTPEEVARAVLFLAFDATFTTGERIKVDGGLGQDLSPAMG, translated from the coding sequence ATGAGCAGATTTCAGGGCAAGAAGGCCGTTGTCATCGGCGGCACGCATGGAATGGGACTGGCGGTGGCGCAGGCGTTGATCGACGGCGACGCCGGGGTCCTGATCACGGGGCGCAATGAAAAGAACCTTGCGGACGCCCGTCAGGCGCTTGGCGGCAGCGTCCATGCGGTCCGGTCCGATATCGCCAGCATGGGCGACATCGCCGTGCTCAGCGTGGAAGTGGGGCAGAAGCTCGGCGAGATCGATTTCCTGCACGTGAACGCCGGCGTGTCGGAGCTGGAACCGTTCGACCAGGTCACTGAAGCGTCCTACGACCGCCAGTTCGACATCAACACCAGGGGCGCCTTTTTCACCACCCAGCGCCTCATTCCGCTGATCAAGGAGGGCGGTGCGATCGTCTTCACCTCGTCGATCGCCGAGGATTCCGGCATCGTGGGCATGGCGGTGTATTCCGCCAGCAAGGCGGCGCTGCGCGCCTTCGGCAAGGTGCTGGCATCGGAACTCCTGCCGCGAAAAATCCGCGTCAACGTGGTGAGCCCCGGCTTCATCGACACGCCGACCATGGGCGTGGCCGGCGCCTCGGCGGAAGAGCGCGCCGCCTTCATGAGGGTCGGCGACGAGGTGACGCCGATGAAGCGCCACGGCACGCCGGAGGAGGTGGCGCGCGCCGTTTTGTTCCTCGCCTTCGACGCCACCTTCACCACCGGCGAGCGGATCAAGGTCGACGGCGGTCTCGGCCAGGACCTGTCGCCGGCCATGGGGTGA
- a CDS encoding GFA family protein, with protein sequence MNASKHVGTCRCGRLRAECEGEPVRVSVCHCLDCQKRSGSAFAAQARWPDQKVRVIGEAQTWTRVADSGHRATYRFCPNCGSTVAYVIEGWPGVTAVPLGAFADPQFPAPKFSVYEHRKHSWTAVLGDDVEHSSTPTTKRAPGSKLSE encoded by the coding sequence ATGAATGCATCAAAGCATGTAGGTACTTGTCGGTGCGGTCGGCTTCGGGCCGAATGCGAGGGCGAGCCGGTGCGCGTTTCGGTCTGCCATTGCCTCGACTGTCAGAAGCGGAGCGGGAGCGCCTTCGCGGCGCAGGCGCGTTGGCCCGATCAAAAGGTTCGGGTGATCGGCGAAGCACAGACCTGGACGCGCGTGGCCGACAGCGGACATCGGGCAACTTATCGCTTCTGTCCGAATTGCGGTTCGACAGTCGCTTATGTGATTGAAGGCTGGCCTGGTGTCACGGCGGTGCCGCTCGGTGCGTTCGCCGATCCGCAGTTCCCGGCGCCGAAATTCTCCGTCTACGAACATCGGAAGCACAGTTGGACAGCCGTGTTAGGCGACGACGTAGAACACTCCTCAACACCGACCACCAAGCGTGCGCCTGGAAGCAAGCTGAGTGAATGA
- a CDS encoding winged helix-turn-helix transcriptional regulator encodes MEKNQRKLPDSCGLGPALAVIGGKWKALLLWQIHQAQPCRFGELKRLQPEISEKMLIQHLREMEADGIIHREVFHQVPPRVEYSVTPEGAELDLALAPLADWGKKHQERTEETKAGAARAAPRTAAEGAARG; translated from the coding sequence TTGGAAAAAAACCAAAGAAAACTGCCAGACAGTTGCGGATTAGGTCCCGCGCTCGCGGTGATCGGCGGCAAGTGGAAGGCACTTTTGCTCTGGCAGATCCACCAGGCGCAGCCCTGCCGCTTCGGCGAACTGAAAAGGCTGCAACCGGAGATCAGCGAAAAGATGCTGATCCAGCACCTGCGCGAGATGGAGGCGGACGGCATCATCCACCGCGAGGTGTTTCACCAGGTGCCGCCGCGCGTCGAATATTCGGTTACGCCGGAAGGCGCCGAGCTCGACCTGGCCCTCGCCCCGCTGGCGGACTGGGGCAAAAAACACCAGGAGCGGACGGAAGAGACGAAGGCCGGAGCGGCTCGGGCGGCGCCCCGAACCGCGGCGGAAGGCGCGGCGCGAGGGTAG